Within the Salinibacterium sp. TMP30 genome, the region TCATCTTCTTCCTGCGCCCCGGAAGTGAAAACGAGGTTTCCCCACCCGGCTTCGTCGTCGGCATCGTCATTTCGCTGTTCTTGTTCTTCAATACCTTCGCGATCAACCAGTGGCTTCAGTACAAGCAGATCGGCAAGTGGAAGAGCTACCTGCAGGGCGAACGCACCTACATCACTCTGAGCTTGGTTGCCAAGACTGCACTCGCCTGGCAAGTGTTCTCGGGCGCAATCATCCCGGCGATCACTGGCTAATTCTGAGGCGCTGCTAACTCACTAAACACGCAGAAACGCACCCCGAGCAAAGCTGCTTCGGGGTGCGTTTCGTGTTTGTGCTGGTTGTGGCTGATCGCTGGAACCCGAGCGCACCAAGGTGGCTAGCCCCACCGCTAGAGACGGTCTGGGAAACTCACTACTCATCGAGAGCGAGGCTCTCGCTTGGTCCCCGCGCGTTTCACGGTCATTATCGCCACGAATGGCGTTGTCGCTTGCGCACCACTTGGAAGGCGGAGTAAGTGACGAGCTGAGACCTTCCGAACGCAGCCGGGTTAAGGCCTACGCGCGACGGCTATTCGAATCTCAAAATTCCGCCCAGTTATTGAGTGGCTACATGGCCAAGCGGGCGGTGCGGCATTCTTTCTCAGTCTCGGTGGACGACATTTCAGATCTGCGCCGCGACCGCCGACTGGCCTTATCAGGCGTAAGCGCTCCCATCTCGCGAATGTCCGCGTCCGATGTTGTCGAAGGCTATGTGTCGGAGAAGGATCTCCCCATTCTTGTTCAGGAGTATCTTCTGCGAGAAGCTGTTAAGGGAAACGTAATTCTGCGCGTTCCGTCACGTGAAGCACAGGTGGGCCCTGTGTTTGTGGCAGCCGATCTAGCTGATTGGAATCGCCCCAGAGAGCAAAGGCAGGCGCGGATAATACTCGGCGAACTAGACCCGGCAAAGCAGCACGATGATCACGGTTGATCTTGGCGAGCTTGAACCCGCGGCTGCTGCGGCATGGCACGGGCTCATCGACGTCTCGGAGATACTGCCTCAGGGGTGGGCGGTCGCTGGCGGGCAAATGGTTTACTTGCACTGCGCACAGAGAGCGACGTTTCCCGAACGACCAAGCGCTGATGGCGATGTTGTCGTAGATGTTCGCGCCCACGGATACGCACTCCGAGACTTTGTCGCTGCGCTCAAGCACGTTGGTTTTCGATCCGCGGGTTCGACCCTACAGGGATACCAACATAGGTGGGTTCGAGATGACGCTCAGATCGACGTACTGGTTCCACGGCACCTCGGGCCGATTGCTGAAAGGCGAGACAAGGTGACCGGACTATCGACCATTGCTGCCCCGGAGCGCAGCATCTTTTGAACCGTTCAGAGCAGATCGAAGTGCTGATCGATGGGCGACGAGGCGTAGTTCACCGTCCCGACTTAATGGGTGCACTCTCCTCCAAAGCAGCCGCTTTCAAGGAAATTCTTGTAGAGGAAGCCAAAGATAGGCACCTCATTGATGTGCTGACGGTGGCAGGATTTGTTTCACGACGAGAGCTAAGTGGGCGCGAGCCCTGGGAGAAGCTCGAAAAGCATAGAGTGGCGAACGCAATCGGAGCAATCCGGTACCGACCTGACATTCAAGCAAGGTTTGACGACAGTGATGAG harbors:
- a CDS encoding type II toxin-antitoxin system HicA family toxin, which gives rise to MITVDLGELEPAAAAAWHGLIDVSEILPQGWAVAGGQMVYLHCAQRATFPERPSADGDVVVDVRAHGYALRDFVAALKHVGFRSAGSTLQGYQHRWVRDDAQIDVLVPRHLGPIAERRDKVTGLSTIAAPERSIF